GCGTGATTGGCACCGTATTGGCCGGAGTTGAGTGTTCCCAAGGATATTACCCTTTGACTGCCGCCTTCGTGAAATTAACCTCGGCTTTCATCCAGGTAAAATTCTGCAGTCATTATCATTTTAATTCAAccgaattaatttttattaccatTGTAGGCGGATTTGACAGATGAGAGAGTTGCTGTGCCTTGCAATTTGTTCATTCTCCGAGAAGTTCTACCATTCTTGCTGACTAGACAATATGTCAGTTTAGGACAACGAGACTTGATGATTGGCATCTCACTCAACTGGCTCCATCTCCTCTTGCAAACGGATTCGTCGAATCAGGTGCGCCAGATGTGCGCCCACATCTTGCTGGATTCACCGAGAGGAGAGGCGGAAAGCGTTGTGACGATAGCGGCGTTTGGTTCAGCGCTGGCCGAAATGCAGTTGATTAAGCAAACGGATTGGGAAGACCGTGAAGGACACGGACAGGTACTACTACGCCACATTCGCCTGTCACTCTCCATTCTCAACGTGCTACTCAACGATCGTGAAGCCGCTGGAAGGATGTCGCCTTTAGAGACCCTACTATCTAGCCCAAGTAGCGCTGGACAACACTTTACCACCGTATTAGCTCATTACATCTTTTACCGCTTTGACCTGCGATTGGCCACACTAGCACtgaaagtgttaaaatcaTGCGCTAATCGCTGGAAAAACGTCTCTTTGCTGGCCTGCCTTGGGCATGATGCCTCCCTCATACGCAATACTTGGCTGGATTCCCTCGAATCGAATTTGGAAGATGCCGGACTAATACGCAACATTCTCCGCTTGATGACCGACTCTGTTGCCTCCCAACCAGGATTGATGCATATGTTGGTCAACGGGGATGACCGGTGCTTTAGAGCCGTCACTCGCCTTTTGTTGGAGTCGAAGGAATTAGAAGCTTTAGAACTTGTACACCAATTCTGGTTTCAGCGATGCTCCCCGGCTATCGAGTACTTCAAGGAACAACCGAATTTCTGGCCACAACTTTGTCTACCCCTCCTTACTTCCGATAAGGATCCGGAATTGAAGCGGATAGCCcttcttttccaaattttggcTATTGAACTCTACAACACGTGTGGAAAGAAAGTTAATGCTGAATTGCAGACGGTCCTCAATCAACTGCCCTCCCATTTGACAGATTGGTCTGATTTGGTGCTTAACAGTTTACCTTCGTCTTCATCACCTGCCGGAAAAGATAAAACGAGCTTGGATTTTCTCTTATCTGGATGGTCGGACTTTCTAGTAATGCTTGCCCATTACGGCCCAGCAACCGAAGTTGGTACTCGTGCCAAAATCTCCACTGATGTACTCGAGTCCCTTACTGGACGGGCCGAGAGCGGCCACCATTCTCCCCTGTTAGGTAAATTAGCCGAATTGAACTGGATGCTGCAGTTAGTTGAGAAGAAAAGCAACAGTCAAATGCTATCTGGACTTGGCCGACTGTTGGTCGTTGTAGCTGAAAAAGAATTAACCTCGTTTCCAGCTCGATTTCAAGTGGCCGTTTTGACGAGTGCCGTCTCCGCCTTACGTTTGCGAAGTGAAACCGATACCGACAAAGAATTATCTACGTGGATGCGCTGTGTCTCTTTGTGTTCAATCATGTCTTATTCAACTACCCAAGTTGTTGCTTACCGAAATCAACAATCCCAATTCCAGAGCTACCTGTATTACAGCCTTGTGCCTATCTCTGTTAACCGAATTGCTCCCGGCTGCCCAAGACTTGTCCGCCATGCAAGAGACGTTTCTGCTCCAGTCGTTAATATCTACCATCCAGTTTTGCATACATCATCGACGGGGCTGGGAAGTGGCCGAAACTGCTTTGGCAGTCCTTCTCGACGGGGCTAGAACAGACACTGGCAGTGCAGTCTTGACACAGCTTCAACTGGATCAAACTCTTTGGCTGCCGTTAGAAGCCATTTACGAAGCTCAACCTACCGTGTACCGATTAGGATTGCAATTGTGCACCACTGTGTTAGGTCGACAacggcatttttttcttgagcAAGCGCTGACATTGGCTGGTGTCCACCAACAGCCCATCACAAACATACTACTAAAACTTCGCCATCAGAGTAAAGACGATCTTCTCCTCGCCATCGATGTCATGGCGCTACTTCGACAGTTGTCTGTTTTCCAGCAAACTTGGCGGTTGCAGCATTCCGGTTCCATGCAGGGAGTTTTACAAGCTGCTTCTTCAGCTGTTTACTATGGCATCGCCCACTTAATCCGAGCTGGATCCCTCAGTCCTATAATGGGCACTAGTTTTGTCGATGTACGTATTTTCATAATTCTTTTCATCCAAATGATTATTTTaatgattcatttttctagGGGAAAGACAGTGAAGCAACTCAACCTTCTCCTGCTGTCATGGAATTGCAATCCCAACTCTTGGAATTAGTTTCTCAAGGATTGGCCATGCTCAACTGCTACAATCCCCCACTTGCTGCCCTTTTGACAGAAGACGGGTAAAATAATAGAATAactctaacaagaaattatttattgatttgatttatattGCTCAATAGGATCGACGTAGCGAAATGGGAACGACATTTAAGTCCTAGCTTCAGCACGCCATCGTTGGATCATCTTGAGGCTTCTCCCTCACTGAGCTTTGGCACCCTAAATGCTGTTGCTTCTCATACCTTAAGGATACTATCCAAACCGGATCAACAGCCGAATCAGCGAAATCATTTAACTATGGTTCTGGAACAGTCGTTGTCACTCCTCCTATCACAAGCTCTGTTGTACATCCTGGACCCACGACTCTGCGctcaagaaaaacaattacttAAACGAGAGCTTGGTGCCGAGCTGGGCAGTTTTGTTGAATCTATAAGAAGGCAAGCGCAAAGAGGTCCCTTTCTCCCTTCCCCAGCTGTCGCCTCTACCACCCCTCGACCAGTTTCGTCAACGGTTCATCAGAGTTTTCTTAAACTAGTTGGGCATATCGTTCAGCGaatctttaaataatttgCACTAATAATGAATAAGCCATCAACTCATCAATGTATTTAAAGCACGATTATTAAACTTTTGAAGTTTCGGGTACAATATGAGGacatttaataaaattatctTATTCAAGTGCTAA
The sequence above is drawn from the Daphnia pulicaria isolate SC F1-1A chromosome 1, SC_F0-13Bv2, whole genome shotgun sequence genome and encodes:
- the LOC124340223 gene encoding nucleoporin NUP188-like, with the protein product MGSVDGKYIRWQVKVNFYEVALTEIQMLLQQLDNLAPIYASKFRQLILSLVERFGPLSIATHELLANSLKCLAAAVKKSNASDVAGKLFSTSVLPSVDRQLPSVVTGSEILPGVIGTVLAGVECSQGYYPLTAAFVKLTSAFIQADLTDERVAVPCNLFILREVLPFLLTRQYVSLGQRDLMIGISLNWLHLLLQTDSSNQVRQMCAHILLDSPRGEAESVVTIAAFGSALAEMQLIKQTDWEDREGHGQVLLRHIRLSLSILNVLLNDREAAGRMSPLETLLSSPSSAGQHFTTVLAHYIFYRFDLRLATLALKVLKSCANRWKNVSLLACLGHDASLIRNTWLDSLESNLEDAGLIRNILRLMTDSVASQPGLMHMLVNGDDRCFRAVTRLLLESKELEALELVHQFWFQRCSPAIEYFKEQPNFWPQLCLPLLTSDKDPELKRIALLFQILAIELYNTCGKKVNAELQTVLNQLPSHLTDWSDLVLNSLPSSSSPAGKDKTSLDFLLSGWSDFLVMLAHYGPATEVGTRAKISTDVLESLTGRAESGHHSPLLGKLAELNWMLQLVEKKSNSQMLSGLGRLLVVVAEKELTSFPARFQVAVLTSAVSALRLRSETDTDKELSTWMRCVSLCSIIATCITALCLSLLTELLPAAQDLSAMQETFLLQSLISTIQFCIHHRRGWEVAETALAVLLDGARTDTGSAVLTQLQLDQTLWLPLEAIYEAQPTVYRLGLQLCTTVLGRQRHFFLEQALTLAGVHQQPITNILLKLRHQSKDDLLLAIDVMALLRQLSVFQQTWRLQHSGSMQGVLQAASSAVYYGIAHLIRAGSLSPIMGTSFVDGKDSEATQPSPAVMELQSQLLELVSQGLAMLNCYNPPLAALLTEDGIDVAKWERHLSPSFSTPSLDHLEASPSLSFGTLNAVASHTLRILSKPDQQPNQRNHLTMVLEQSLSLLLSQALLYILDPRLCAQEKQLLKRELGAELGSFVESIRRQAQRGPFLPSPAVASTTPRPVSSTVHQSFLKLVGHIVQRIFK